The Fictibacillus arsenicus genome contains a region encoding:
- a CDS encoding G5 and 3D domain-containing protein — protein sequence MYKNITALFSSFTRKKLYLSLAALLVLAVTTGFVGYETTKAEVTLMLDGKKSQVKTHASTVRELLSEQNIKPNQHDVVKPGLSAKVEDNMKVDYLKAKEIVLTVNGKDKKVWTTAKTVEQFVKEQQLSLKEHDVIKPNLSAGIQDQGKIKIESAFPVKLVVGGKAQQVWTTSTTVADLLKQQKVSLGEIDRVSPAKTEKITGKTQVEVIRVEKVTDVVEEETPFATVNRKDSGLTQGKERVVQDGKKGKLEKRYEVVMENGKEVSRKLVGEKTLSDSKDKIVAIGTKAKPQPVVSRSKASSNSGGRELIVTSTAYTANCSGCSGITASGYNLKANPNAKVIAVDPNVIPLGTKVYVEGYGYAIASDTGGAIKGNKIDVFFSSQSRAEAWGRKTVKIRIIN from the coding sequence ATGTATAAGAATATTACAGCTTTGTTCTCAAGTTTTACGAGAAAGAAACTTTATCTTTCTTTAGCCGCTCTTCTCGTTTTAGCGGTAACTACTGGATTCGTAGGTTATGAAACTACGAAAGCAGAAGTAACACTAATGCTTGACGGAAAGAAAAGCCAAGTTAAAACACATGCTAGCACAGTAAGAGAACTTCTAAGCGAACAAAATATAAAACCTAACCAGCATGATGTTGTAAAGCCTGGGCTATCAGCAAAGGTCGAAGACAACATGAAGGTTGACTATTTGAAGGCTAAGGAAATTGTCCTTACCGTAAATGGCAAAGACAAAAAGGTATGGACGACAGCAAAGACTGTTGAACAATTCGTAAAAGAACAGCAGTTATCGCTGAAAGAGCATGATGTCATTAAGCCAAATCTATCTGCTGGTATTCAAGATCAAGGCAAGATTAAGATCGAATCAGCATTTCCGGTAAAGCTTGTTGTAGGCGGAAAAGCACAGCAAGTCTGGACCACTTCGACTACCGTCGCTGACCTTTTGAAGCAACAAAAGGTATCATTAGGTGAAATAGACCGAGTATCACCTGCCAAAACAGAAAAAATCACTGGCAAAACGCAGGTTGAAGTCATCAGAGTAGAAAAGGTCACCGATGTAGTGGAAGAAGAAACACCATTTGCTACTGTTAACCGTAAAGACAGCGGATTAACACAAGGCAAAGAGCGTGTCGTGCAAGATGGCAAGAAAGGCAAGCTAGAAAAACGCTACGAAGTTGTTATGGAAAATGGTAAAGAGGTTTCCAGAAAACTTGTTGGCGAAAAAACGTTAAGCGACAGCAAAGATAAGATTGTTGCTATCGGTACAAAAGCAAAACCGCAGCCTGTAGTATCCCGTAGCAAAGCTTCGAGTAATTCTGGCGGCAGAGAGCTTATTGTTACAAGTACAGCTTATACTGCTAACTGTTCAGGATGTTCTGGGATCACAGCTTCAGGTTACAATTTAAAAGCTAATCCGAATGCGAAAGTAATCGCAGTCGACCCGAATGTTATACCTCTTGGCACAAAAGTATATGTTGAAGGGTATGGATATGCCATTGCATCAGATACTGGAGGAGCTATAAAGGGTAACAAGATTGATGTGTTCTTTTCTTCTCAATCACGGGCAGAGGCTTGGGGAAGAAAAACAGTTAAGATTCGCATCATAAACTAA
- the metG gene encoding methionine--tRNA ligase — protein MAKPTFYITTPIYYPSGKLHIGHAYTTTAGDAMARYKRLKGFDVMYLTGSDEHGEKIQKKANEQGLHPQKYVDGIVADIKALWKKMDISYDDYIRTTDDRHKKSVEKIFQQLLDQDDIYLSEYEGWYCTDCESFFTERQLEDGKCPDCGREVKKVKEESYFFRMSKYADRLLAYYEENPSFIYPESRKREMINNFIKPGLEDLAVSRTSFDWGVKVPGNPKHVIYVWIDALSNYITALGYGSDNDEKYQKYWPADVHLMSKEIVRFHTIYWPIMLMALGLPLPKQVIAHGWLLMKDGKMSKSKGNVVDPNVLIDRYGLDPLRYYLLREVPFGSDGVFTPESFVDRVNADLANDLGNLLNRTIAMIGKYFDGKIPAYEGRITEFDGTLEDFAMETVRKTEEAMENLEFSIALSTIWQLVSRTNKYIDETQPWVLAKDEAKQGELASVMYHLAESIRIVSVLIQPFMTETPAKIWSQLGLNDSKLTDWDSLKEFGTIPADTSVVKGDPIFPRLETEVEVQFIKDSMGSTSAPAEVPKEEVKQEAPSAADQKLEISIDDFMKVDLRVATVIAAEPVKKADKLLKLQLDLGYEKRQVVSGIAQYYKPDDLVGQKVICVTNLKPVKLRGELSEGMILAGSSDGQLTLATVDQSLPNGSKVK, from the coding sequence GTGGCAAAACCAACATTTTATATTACAACACCAATTTATTATCCAAGTGGAAAGCTTCACATCGGCCATGCGTATACAACGACAGCAGGGGATGCGATGGCAAGGTACAAGCGTTTAAAAGGATTCGATGTTATGTACCTTACTGGATCTGATGAGCATGGGGAGAAGATTCAAAAGAAAGCAAACGAACAAGGTCTTCATCCGCAAAAGTATGTAGACGGAATTGTTGCTGATATTAAAGCCCTTTGGAAAAAGATGGACATTTCTTATGATGACTACATCCGTACAACTGATGACCGTCATAAAAAATCTGTCGAAAAAATCTTTCAGCAGCTTCTCGATCAGGATGATATTTACTTAAGTGAATATGAAGGCTGGTATTGTACGGATTGTGAATCTTTTTTTACAGAACGCCAGCTTGAAGACGGCAAGTGTCCTGATTGCGGACGTGAAGTGAAAAAGGTAAAAGAAGAAAGTTACTTCTTCCGCATGAGCAAATATGCAGACCGTTTGCTTGCTTATTATGAAGAGAACCCATCTTTTATCTATCCTGAGTCGCGAAAGCGTGAAATGATTAATAACTTTATTAAGCCAGGCTTAGAGGATCTTGCGGTTTCCCGTACATCCTTTGACTGGGGCGTAAAAGTTCCAGGAAATCCAAAGCATGTTATCTACGTATGGATCGATGCACTTTCTAACTATATAACGGCACTTGGGTATGGCAGTGATAACGATGAGAAGTATCAAAAATACTGGCCGGCAGATGTTCATTTAATGAGTAAAGAAATTGTACGGTTCCATACGATTTATTGGCCGATCATGCTTATGGCTTTAGGGCTTCCTTTACCGAAGCAAGTTATTGCCCATGGCTGGCTTTTGATGAAGGACGGAAAGATGTCCAAATCTAAAGGAAATGTAGTGGATCCAAATGTACTGATCGACCGCTATGGTCTAGATCCACTGCGTTATTACTTGCTTCGTGAAGTGCCGTTTGGCTCTGATGGCGTGTTTACACCTGAAAGCTTTGTAGACAGAGTAAATGCAGATCTCGCAAATGACTTAGGAAATCTTTTAAACCGTACGATTGCCATGATCGGTAAATACTTTGACGGCAAGATTCCAGCTTATGAAGGCCGTATTACAGAGTTTGATGGAACCCTTGAAGATTTTGCGATGGAAACAGTTAGAAAAACAGAAGAAGCGATGGAGAACCTTGAGTTTTCAATCGCGCTTTCAACCATTTGGCAGCTTGTCAGCCGTACAAATAAATACATTGACGAAACGCAGCCATGGGTGCTAGCGAAAGATGAAGCAAAACAAGGTGAACTTGCAAGTGTTATGTATCACCTGGCAGAGTCAATCCGCATCGTATCTGTTCTGATTCAGCCGTTCATGACAGAAACTCCAGCGAAAATCTGGAGCCAGCTTGGTTTGAATGACTCTAAACTGACAGACTGGGATTCTTTAAAGGAGTTTGGCACCATTCCGGCAGATACTTCAGTTGTAAAAGGGGATCCAATCTTCCCTCGACTTGAAACAGAAGTTGAAGTACAGTTCATTAAAGATTCTATGGGAAGCACTTCTGCACCGGCAGAAGTGCCAAAAGAAGAAGTAAAGCAAGAAGCCCCATCTGCAGCCGATCAAAAACTTGAGATCTCCATCGATGACTTCATGAAGGTAGATTTAAGGGTTGCAACGGTAATAGCAGCTGAACCAGTAAAAAAAGCTGATAAACTGTTAAAGCTTCAATTGGATCTGGGATACGAAAAACGCCAAGTCGTTTCTGGCATTGCCCAGTATTATAAGCCGGACGATCTTGTTGGACAAAAAGTGATTTGCGTAACAAACCTTAAACCTGTGAAATTGCGCGGAGAACTTTCAGAGGGAATGATTTTAGCAGGTTCTTCTGATGGTCAATTAACATTGGCGACAGTTGATCAATCACTTCCAAATGGTTCAAAAGTTAAATAA
- the rsmA gene encoding 16S rRNA (adenine(1518)-N(6)/adenine(1519)-N(6))-dimethyltransferase RsmA, with protein MRKDISTPQSTKAILEKHGFTFKKSLGQNFLIDRNILNNIVNAADLTEDSGVIEIGPGIGALTEFIARASKKAVAFEIDQRLLPILKETLAPYPHVEVIHSDVLKADIHQVIREHFEEGQDLMVVANLPYYVTTPIIMKLLQDKLPIRGIVCMIQKEVADRLAASPGTKDYNSLSIAIQYYATAETMIKVPKTVFVPAPNVDSSVIKLTIRKEPAVNVKDEEFFFEVVRSSFAQRRKTLWNNLTSQLVSKEKKDELLSILEKLDIDPKRRGETLTIEEFGKLADSLLPLVK; from the coding sequence ATGAGAAAAGATATCTCAACCCCGCAATCTACAAAAGCCATACTTGAAAAACATGGTTTTACATTTAAGAAAAGTTTGGGGCAAAATTTTTTAATTGATCGAAACATACTTAATAATATTGTTAATGCTGCTGATTTAACGGAGGATTCAGGAGTTATTGAGATTGGCCCTGGAATCGGTGCTTTGACAGAGTTTATCGCAAGAGCTTCAAAGAAAGCCGTTGCTTTTGAGATCGATCAGAGGCTGCTGCCGATTTTAAAAGAAACGCTGGCTCCATACCCGCATGTAGAAGTTATTCATTCTGATGTGTTAAAAGCCGATATTCACCAAGTGATCAGAGAGCATTTTGAAGAAGGACAAGACTTAATGGTAGTTGCAAACCTGCCCTATTATGTGACAACACCAATCATTATGAAGCTTCTTCAAGATAAACTTCCTATTCGCGGTATCGTTTGTATGATCCAGAAAGAGGTAGCCGACCGCCTGGCTGCATCTCCGGGTACAAAAGATTATAATTCCCTTTCTATAGCCATTCAATATTATGCGACAGCTGAGACGATGATTAAAGTGCCTAAGACAGTTTTTGTTCCAGCGCCTAATGTGGATTCGTCTGTTATTAAACTTACGATTCGCAAAGAACCTGCAGTAAACGTAAAAGATGAAGAGTTCTTTTTTGAGGTAGTCAGATCTTCTTTTGCTCAAAGAAGGAAGACGCTATGGAACAACCTGACAAGCCAGCTTGTTTCAAAAGAAAAGAAAGATGAACTCCTATCTATATTAGAGAAGTTAGATATCGATCCTAAACGCCGAGGAGAAACACTGACAATCGAAGAATTCGGCAAATTGGCAGATTCTCTTTTACCGCTTGTAAAATAA
- the yabG gene encoding sporulation peptidase YabG has protein sequence MKLEIGSIVTRNSYKRDLLFRIVGFSEDRTIAELAGEELRLWADAPVDDLFVVDDKQMSEHRQVVKEKEESSFKLFRQDYYLLRQKREYLSTNGYQYDQSYFELPGRVLHIDGDPLYLNKCLELYKKLGVPVYGIHMKETEMPEKVPALVDEVRPDILVITGHDAYMKSKGDVTDVNAYRHTKYFIRTVREVRRKYTNLDHLMIFAGACQSHFESLIKVGSNFASSPARINIHALDPVYIVSKISLTSFMDRVNVMDVLRNTLTGKEGLGGVETRGFLRTGMPIKTKP, from the coding sequence ATGAAACTAGAGATTGGATCAATTGTAACCAGGAACTCTTACAAACGGGATTTACTTTTTCGTATTGTAGGATTTAGTGAAGATCGTACCATTGCGGAACTCGCAGGAGAGGAGCTCAGACTCTGGGCTGATGCTCCAGTGGACGATTTATTTGTCGTGGACGACAAGCAAATGTCTGAACACCGGCAAGTAGTTAAGGAAAAGGAAGAATCCTCTTTTAAACTATTCAGACAGGATTACTATCTGCTAAGACAAAAAAGGGAATACCTTTCAACAAACGGCTATCAATATGATCAATCCTATTTTGAACTGCCCGGAAGAGTGCTCCATATTGACGGCGATCCCTTATATTTAAATAAATGTTTGGAGCTTTATAAAAAGCTCGGTGTACCTGTTTATGGCATTCATATGAAAGAAACCGAGATGCCTGAAAAAGTTCCAGCACTTGTGGATGAAGTAAGACCAGACATTCTTGTTATCACAGGTCATGATGCTTACATGAAATCAAAAGGCGATGTAACAGATGTCAATGCTTATCGACATACGAAATATTTCATCAGAACGGTCCGTGAAGTAAGAAGGAAGTATACGAACTTAGATCATCTGATGATCTTTGCCGGTGCTTGCCAGTCTCACTTTGAATCGCTGATTAAAGTTGGCTCTAACTTTGCAAGTTCTCCTGCCCGGATAAACATTCATGCACTCGATCCTGTCTATATCGTTTCAAAGATTAGTTTAACGTCATTTATGGACCGTGTGAATGTAATGGATGTTTTGAGGAACACGTTAACTGGAAAAGAAGGATTAGGCGGTGTAGAGACGAGAGGGTTTCTCCGGACAGGGATGCCCATCAAAACAAAGCCGTAA
- a CDS encoding TatD family hydrolase: protein MFDTHAHLNAAQFEEDRQEVIQRALDEGVQHIVVVGFDRETIKGAMDLAEEYDFIYACVGWHPVDAIDMTEEDLAWIEELAAHPKVVALGEMGLDYHWDKSPADVQKEVFRRQIRLAKKVKLPIVIHNREATQDVVDILREEEAHEVGGIMHCYSGSIEVARQCMEMNFYISFGGPVTFKNAKKVKEVAKDIPMDRLLIETDCPYLSPHPLRGKRNEPSYVKYVAESLSDIKDLPLEDIIKKTSDNAFRIFNISR, encoded by the coding sequence ATGTTTGATACACACGCACATCTGAATGCAGCACAATTTGAAGAAGACCGTCAGGAGGTTATCCAGCGGGCTTTAGATGAAGGAGTTCAGCACATCGTGGTTGTGGGCTTTGACCGGGAAACGATCAAAGGCGCTATGGATCTCGCTGAAGAATATGACTTCATTTATGCTTGCGTAGGCTGGCATCCAGTCGATGCAATCGACATGACGGAAGAAGATTTGGCCTGGATTGAAGAACTTGCAGCGCATCCAAAAGTTGTCGCTCTTGGCGAAATGGGATTGGATTATCATTGGGATAAGTCGCCTGCAGATGTTCAGAAAGAAGTATTCAGACGCCAAATACGCCTTGCGAAAAAAGTGAAGCTCCCCATCGTTATTCATAACCGGGAAGCGACACAAGACGTTGTTGACATCCTTAGGGAAGAAGAAGCCCATGAAGTTGGCGGCATTATGCATTGCTACAGCGGAAGTATAGAGGTTGCCCGTCAATGTATGGAAATGAATTTCTACATAAGTTTTGGTGGACCAGTAACATTTAAGAATGCAAAAAAGGTTAAGGAAGTTGCGAAAGATATTCCGATGGACCGGCTATTAATTGAAACTGATTGTCCTTATCTTAGTCCTCATCCATTAAGAGGCAAAAGAAACGAACCATCTTATGTAAAGTATGTAGCAGAATCTTTATCAGATATAAAAGATCTTCCACTTGAAGACATCATTAAGAAAACTTCCGACAATGCATTTCGAATTTTTAACATATCCCGCTAG
- the rnmV gene encoding ribonuclease M5 yields MKKIKEIIIVEGKSDTLAIKRSVEADTIETNGSEISIDTLNRIKRAHDIRGIIVFTDPDFPGKRIRQIISEFVPGCKHAYLAKQDAIAKGDKGVGVEHASTEAIIEALSHVREEMMESEERELIAWEDLIAAGLTGRADSKKRREIIGAELRLGYMNAKQLYKRLNMFRITQEEFQKALQVLYRNEED; encoded by the coding sequence ATGAAAAAAATAAAAGAAATTATTATTGTTGAAGGAAAGAGCGATACACTCGCTATAAAACGTTCAGTTGAAGCGGATACGATTGAGACAAATGGTTCAGAAATAAGTATAGATACTTTAAATCGGATCAAGAGGGCGCATGACATCAGGGGGATTATCGTATTTACAGATCCTGATTTTCCTGGAAAGAGAATTCGGCAGATCATATCTGAGTTTGTTCCGGGTTGTAAGCACGCGTACTTAGCAAAACAAGATGCCATTGCCAAAGGTGATAAAGGTGTAGGTGTAGAGCATGCATCTACAGAAGCTATTATTGAAGCTCTTTCACATGTGAGAGAAGAAATGATGGAATCAGAAGAAAGAGAATTAATAGCATGGGAAGATTTAATAGCGGCTGGTTTAACAGGAAGAGCAGATTCGAAAAAAAGGCGTGAAATAATTGGTGCAGAGCTCCGTTTAGGATATATGAATGCGAAACAATTATATAAACGTTTAAATATGTTTCGCATCACTCAAGAAGAATTTCAGAAAGCTTTACAGGTGCTTTACAGAAATGAGGAGGATTAG